The proteins below come from a single Chitinophaga pinensis DSM 2588 genomic window:
- a CDS encoding GreA/GreB family elongation factor — translation MKSGKAKTKEKTPVILCEEDYNLLKQFAGTKTDDISEMSLAYELNRAVIVDNESLPVGTIRLNSLVSVKEVNSGKVTDFRIVMPIDADIKQKKISILAPLGAALIGFRKGDEVEWKMPAGVKRFTVLNVQA, via the coding sequence ATGAAATCAGGAAAAGCAAAGACCAAAGAAAAAACCCCAGTCATTCTTTGTGAAGAAGATTATAACCTCCTGAAACAATTTGCAGGCACCAAAACAGATGATATCAGCGAAATGTCACTGGCGTATGAACTGAATCGCGCCGTTATCGTGGATAATGAATCCCTGCCTGTAGGGACCATCCGTTTGAACTCACTGGTAAGTGTGAAAGAAGTCAATTCAGGAAAAGTGACTGACTTCCGTATTGTAATGCCGATTGATGCAGATATCAAGCAAAAGAAAATTTCTATACTGGCGCCGCTGGGTGCAGCTCTGATAGGTTTCCGTAAAGGAGACGAAGTAGAGTGGAAGATGCCGGCTGGCGTGAAGCGCTTTACTGTACTGAATGTGCAGGCATAA